One Flavobacterium sp. 90 DNA segment encodes these proteins:
- a CDS encoding glycosyltransferase, with product MEDKKQVFQTETKLRWRTFQWSTRLIIFFLLMLIPVFIITLQRGLKPVLPILGNDPSTQKLLSPTIPQELSAKDLRKYKGFDSFLRSKSKMEELKKQNQAVDFQEIRAAFYVDWDPQSLFSLQKNIDKLNMVIPEWFFIDPKTDLLRTEIDTAALKIMKKAGIKIIPIINNINESKGGDFDGDLVHRILHDDVKRERLINDIVKNLKQYKLQGINIDFEEFKESSDEPIIAFQKELYEKLHAQGFIVTQDIMADNGDFNIKALAKYNDYMFLMAYDEHYAGSVPGAISSQKWTERILDQIAKEIPSNKIILCFAGYGYDWEQNKEAITVTYDEALSLAKQYGATITFDNNTYNNSFSYKDGRGNKHQVYFTDAATNFNTIRFADEYGTAGTALWRLGSEDGRLWHYYNRSLTNESVAKNSFDFRTLEKVHMSFSTPDYIGEGEVLNVLTDPQPGKIKLQADPKESIITEESYLELPTKYVISKFGNVHNEVVLTFDDGPDPTYTPQILDILKRENVPATFFVVGLQGENNIPLLQRIYTEGHEIGNHTFTHPNIALVSKERASAEMETTRLLIEAVTGRSTVLFRAPYNADAEPTTEAELRPVALSKAQNYYTVGESIDPNDWEKGIIADSIYARTIREYEEDPTKGIILLHDAGGNRQQTVEALPRIIKYFKDKGVKFTTVSKLLGKSKNEIMPKAKGNLMTLDNIIFGLGYWFGHFITAVFWIAILLGFFRILLMAIMAFYKKWKDYKHPLSYTTEGENYPKVSIIVPAYNEEVNAVKTIQNLLRQDYPSFDIIFVDDGSKDSTFSKVDLEYKDHHIVKVHTKVNGGKASALNYGISITNSDFVVCIDADTQLKTDALSQLMKCFRLQFKNNQQVGAVAGNVKVGNENTMLARWQSIEYTTAQNFDRRAFDLVNGITVVPGAIGAFRKEAIENAGGFTTDTLAEDCDLTIRILRNNYRIVNCVEAVAVTEAPETLNEFMKQRFRWSYGIMQAFWKNRDACFNPKYKGLGMISLPNVLIFQILLPIFAPLADLILILSLIWNHNDPDSLHKIAIYYLVFMLVDMLVSVIAFVFEKERLSKLIWLIPQRFVYRQLMYVILFRAIRRAIKGESQSWGVLTRTGNVSSLD from the coding sequence ATGGAAGATAAAAAACAAGTATTTCAGACGGAAACAAAATTACGCTGGCGAACTTTTCAATGGTCAACACGATTGATTATTTTTTTCTTATTAATGCTAATTCCTGTCTTTATTATCACATTGCAAAGAGGTTTAAAACCTGTATTGCCAATTTTGGGTAATGATCCTTCGACACAAAAATTATTAAGTCCAACAATTCCGCAGGAACTTAGCGCAAAAGATCTTAGAAAATACAAAGGTTTTGATAGTTTCCTGAGATCAAAATCAAAAATGGAAGAGTTGAAAAAGCAAAATCAGGCCGTTGATTTTCAGGAAATCCGTGCCGCTTTTTATGTAGATTGGGATCCGCAGAGTTTGTTTTCGCTTCAAAAAAATATTGATAAACTCAATATGGTGATTCCCGAATGGTTTTTTATAGATCCTAAAACTGATTTACTTCGGACAGAAATTGATACGGCAGCTTTGAAGATTATGAAGAAAGCCGGAATCAAAATTATTCCAATAATCAACAATATAAATGAATCGAAAGGTGGAGATTTTGATGGAGATTTGGTGCACCGAATTCTGCATGACGATGTAAAAAGAGAAAGACTGATAAATGATATTGTAAAGAATCTTAAGCAATATAAACTTCAGGGAATTAATATTGATTTTGAGGAATTTAAAGAAAGCAGCGACGAACCAATAATCGCTTTTCAGAAGGAACTTTACGAAAAATTGCATGCACAAGGCTTTATTGTCACGCAGGATATCATGGCTGACAATGGCGATTTTAATATAAAAGCATTGGCAAAATACAATGATTATATGTTTTTGATGGCATATGACGAGCATTATGCAGGAAGTGTTCCGGGAGCAATAAGCAGTCAGAAATGGACAGAAAGAATCCTTGATCAGATTGCGAAAGAAATTCCATCAAACAAAATTATTCTCTGTTTTGCCGGATATGGTTATGATTGGGAACAAAATAAAGAAGCCATAACCGTGACTTATGATGAAGCTTTATCGCTCGCAAAACAATATGGCGCAACGATTACTTTCGATAATAATACTTATAACAATTCTTTTAGTTATAAAGACGGAAGAGGGAACAAACATCAGGTGTATTTTACAGATGCAGCGACGAATTTTAATACGATTCGGTTTGCAGATGAATATGGAACCGCGGGCACGGCATTATGGCGATTAGGGAGCGAAGACGGCAGATTGTGGCATTATTATAATCGAAGTTTGACGAACGAAAGTGTTGCAAAAAACAGCTTTGATTTTAGAACATTAGAAAAAGTACACATGAGTTTTTCGACTCCGGATTATATTGGAGAAGGCGAAGTTTTGAATGTTTTGACAGATCCTCAGCCAGGGAAAATTAAACTTCAGGCAGATCCGAAAGAATCGATAATAACCGAGGAAAGTTATCTTGAACTGCCAACAAAGTATGTAATCAGCAAGTTTGGGAATGTACATAATGAGGTTGTTTTGACTTTTGATGATGGTCCTGATCCAACTTATACACCACAAATTCTGGATATTTTGAAACGTGAAAATGTACCTGCAACTTTTTTTGTTGTGGGACTTCAGGGTGAAAATAATATTCCGCTTTTACAGCGAATTTATACCGAAGGTCACGAAATTGGGAATCATACTTTTACGCATCCAAATATTGCATTGGTAAGTAAAGAAAGGGCTTCGGCAGAAATGGAAACTACGCGTTTGCTGATCGAAGCCGTTACTGGCAGAAGCACCGTACTTTTTAGAGCGCCATATAATGCAGATGCAGAACCTACAACAGAAGCGGAACTAAGACCTGTTGCGTTGAGTAAAGCGCAGAATTATTATACGGTTGGAGAAAGTATCGATCCCAACGATTGGGAAAAAGGAATTATCGCTGACAGTATTTATGCCAGAACCATCAGAGAATATGAAGAAGATCCAACCAAAGGAATCATTTTACTTCATGATGCGGGCGGAAACAGGCAACAAACTGTAGAAGCTTTGCCCCGAATTATTAAATATTTTAAAGACAAAGGTGTTAAATTTACTACTGTTTCTAAGTTATTAGGAAAAAGTAAAAACGAAATCATGCCCAAAGCCAAAGGGAATTTAATGACGCTTGACAATATTATTTTTGGTCTGGGATATTGGTTTGGACATTTTATTACGGCTGTTTTCTGGATTGCAATTCTGTTAGGATTCTTTCGTATTTTACTGATGGCAATTATGGCTTTTTACAAGAAATGGAAAGACTACAAACATCCATTGTCTTATACTACAGAAGGAGAAAATTATCCTAAAGTAAGTATTATTGTTCCGGCATATAATGAAGAAGTAAATGCGGTAAAAACAATTCAGAATTTGTTGCGCCAAGATTACCCAAGTTTCGATATTATTTTTGTTGATGATGGTTCAAAAGACAGCACTTTTTCTAAAGTAGATTTAGAATATAAAGATCATCATATTGTAAAAGTACACACTAAAGTGAATGGCGGAAAAGCTTCTGCTTTAAACTATGGAATTTCCATTACAAATAGTGATTTTGTAGTTTGTATTGATGCCGATACGCAATTAAAAACCGACGCGCTTTCGCAATTAATGAAGTGTTTCAGACTACAATTTAAAAACAATCAGCAAGTTGGCGCTGTTGCCGGAAATGTAAAAGTGGGTAACGAAAATACGATGTTGGCAAGATGGCAAAGTATTGAATATACAACTGCACAAAACTTTGACAGACGAGCTTTTGATTTAGTTAATGGAATTACGGTTGTACCTGGCGCAATTGGAGCTTTTAGAAAAGAAGCGATAGAAAATGCCGGAGGATTTACAACAGATACTCTAGCCGAAGATTGTGATTTGACGATTAGAATTTTGCGAAATAACTACCGCATTGTCAATTGTGTTGAAGCCGTTGCGGTTACAGAAGCTCCGGAAACTTTGAATGAGTTTATGAAACAGCGTTTTCGTTGGAGCTACGGAATCATGCAGGCATTCTGGAAAAATCGCGATGCTTGTTTTAATCCAAAATATAAAGGTTTGGGAATGATTTCGCTACCAAATGTGCTGATATTTCAGATTCTGCTTCCAATATTTGCTCCACTGGCAGATTTAATCTTGATTTTAAGTTTAATCTGGAATCATAATGATCCGGACAGTCTTCATAAAATTGCGATTTATTACTTGGTATTTATGCTTGTCGATATGTTAGTGAGTGTAATTGCTTTTGTCTTTGAAAAAGAGCGATTAAGTAAATTAATATGGCTTATTCCACAACGATTTGTGTATCGTCAATTAATGTATGTGATATTGTTCAGAGCCATTAGAAGAGCCATAAAAGGAGAAAGTCAGAGTTGGGGAGTATTGACCAGAACCGGAAATGTGAGTTCATTAGATTAG
- a CDS encoding phosphatidylglycerol lysyltransferase domain-containing protein, producing the protein MTETKDTNTELSFFKKRVFNFFSKKGKLLGQIVLTLIFFLIAFWFIKQERTELYQIKNSISEASPLWILIGFLVTISYIFLQGLMYVVSFSAIGAKITLKDATNLFLKRNFISVFIPAGGITSLLFFTEPLLKKGVTKTDVHLSSALYGFTGILSVVLFAIPLFLFSLLKGDIGYNEWLVFGLVIVIIPLFFLLFNSLLQKGKLYRFILRNFPKIEPFLLDLQEHKINKIGFFKIVLCSVIIDAVGILHIYIAMKALQFESSLFAATMAYIIAVIFLIISPFLRGLGAVEVSMGYILIRYGFDNMQAVAITLFYRFFEFWLPLLAGIILFVSKIQKLLLRVIPALLLLILGIVNIISVLTPAIHSRLHLLKDFLPIEAISTSNYLVLTTGLFLLVTSAFMLKGLRMAWWFAVLLSVISLIGNLTKAIDFEESTVALLVLFVLIATRKEYYIKTNPKLGIIGLQTSLLSILAVLIYGVLGFYFFDKKHFNIDFSLVESIRYTLQNYFLIGSDNLHPTGTFATHFLISLKISGFLSFGFLIYTLVKPSILKNTPTDEEKEIATNLMQQYGNSSLGYFKTYFDKSFFISKSKNVFISYRLAGNFAVVLENPVGSSSEEIKLCILEFDQFCYDFGLRSIYYRIPEASLKTYTDIGKKYFFLGQAAVVDLGEFHLEGQNRKSLRNGLKKIIDLGLQSIVNDPPIKDGLLQQIKAVSDQWLQETSRKEILFSQGIFLWEELKQQTIITVENSEGKILAFINIIPDYAKNESTYDLIRKTDDAPNGIMDFIMVALFNYLKSKDITNVDLGLAPMSGIENPQTIQEKSMKYAYEKVKSFSHYKGLRNFKDKFSPSWHNQYIVFEDDYDLIQIPRILSKVIKP; encoded by the coding sequence ATGACAGAAACAAAAGACACGAATACCGAACTAAGTTTTTTCAAAAAAAGAGTATTTAATTTCTTTTCGAAAAAGGGTAAATTATTAGGTCAGATTGTCTTGACGCTTATTTTTTTTCTAATTGCTTTTTGGTTTATAAAACAAGAACGAACCGAACTTTATCAAATCAAAAACAGCATTAGCGAAGCAAGTCCGTTATGGATCTTAATTGGTTTTTTAGTTACTATATCCTATATCTTTCTGCAAGGATTAATGTATGTCGTTTCATTTTCGGCGATTGGTGCCAAAATCACTTTGAAAGATGCTACAAATTTGTTCTTGAAACGTAATTTTATTAGTGTATTTATTCCTGCTGGCGGTATTACCTCGCTTCTATTTTTTACAGAACCTTTGCTAAAAAAAGGCGTAACTAAAACAGATGTTCATTTATCATCGGCACTTTACGGTTTCACAGGTATTCTTTCCGTTGTTCTTTTTGCAATACCATTGTTTCTTTTTTCTCTGCTAAAAGGTGATATTGGTTATAACGAATGGTTGGTTTTTGGTCTTGTAATCGTCATAATTCCATTATTTTTTCTATTGTTTAATTCTTTACTTCAAAAGGGAAAACTCTATAGATTTATATTGAGAAATTTTCCCAAAATCGAACCGTTTTTACTTGATTTACAAGAACACAAAATAAACAAAATCGGCTTTTTCAAGATAGTCTTATGCTCCGTTATAATTGATGCAGTGGGAATTTTACATATTTACATTGCCATGAAGGCGCTTCAATTTGAATCGTCTCTTTTTGCAGCAACAATGGCTTATATTATCGCCGTAATTTTCCTAATTATTTCTCCATTTTTAAGAGGTTTGGGCGCAGTCGAAGTTTCTATGGGATATATTTTAATTCGGTATGGTTTTGATAATATGCAAGCCGTTGCTATCACTTTATTTTATCGCTTTTTTGAATTTTGGCTTCCTTTATTAGCGGGTATTATTCTTTTTGTTTCCAAAATTCAGAAGCTCTTATTACGCGTTATTCCTGCTTTACTTCTGCTGATTCTTGGTATTGTCAATATAATTTCTGTGCTCACGCCTGCAATTCATAGCCGTTTACATCTTCTAAAAGATTTTCTGCCAATTGAAGCTATAAGTACCTCAAATTATTTGGTACTTACAACCGGATTATTTCTATTGGTTACGTCAGCATTTATGCTAAAAGGACTCCGAATGGCATGGTGGTTTGCTGTGCTTTTATCGGTAATTTCTTTAATAGGAAATCTAACAAAAGCAATCGATTTTGAAGAATCTACGGTTGCGCTTCTGGTACTTTTTGTTTTAATCGCTACACGAAAAGAATACTATATAAAAACAAATCCAAAGCTTGGTATTATTGGGTTACAAACTTCGTTATTGAGTATTCTTGCCGTACTTATTTATGGCGTTCTTGGCTTTTATTTCTTTGATAAAAAGCATTTTAATATCGATTTTAGTTTAGTAGAATCGATTCGATATACACTCCAGAATTATTTTCTGATTGGAAGTGATAACCTGCATCCAACAGGAACTTTTGCTACACATTTTCTAATTTCGCTGAAGATTAGCGGATTCCTTTCTTTTGGCTTTTTAATCTATACTTTGGTAAAACCTTCGATCTTAAAAAATACGCCAACAGACGAAGAAAAAGAGATTGCAACTAACTTAATGCAGCAATACGGAAACTCAAGTCTGGGTTATTTTAAAACCTATTTTGATAAATCATTCTTTATTTCGAAAAGTAAAAATGTCTTTATTTCGTATCGGTTAGCAGGCAATTTTGCTGTTGTTTTAGAAAATCCTGTCGGAAGTTCCAGCGAAGAAATCAAACTTTGCATTCTTGAATTTGATCAATTTTGTTACGATTTTGGACTTAGAAGTATCTATTACCGAATTCCGGAAGCAAGTCTAAAAACATACACAGATATTGGCAAGAAATACTTCTTTCTTGGACAAGCTGCGGTTGTTGATCTTGGAGAATTTCATCTCGAAGGACAGAACCGAAAATCGTTGCGAAATGGTTTAAAAAAGATTATAGATCTTGGTTTGCAATCCATTGTAAATGATCCTCCAATAAAAGACGGATTATTGCAGCAAATAAAAGCGGTCAGCGATCAATGGCTTCAGGAAACTTCGAGAAAAGAAATCCTTTTTTCTCAGGGAATTTTTCTGTGGGAAGAACTCAAACAACAAACCATTATTACAGTCGAAAACAGCGAAGGCAAAATTCTTGCATTCATAAATATCATTCCTGATTATGCAAAAAATGAAAGCACTTACGATTTAATCCGAAAAACTGATGATGCGCCAAATGGCATCATGGACTTTATTATGGTTGCGCTGTTTAATTATCTCAAATCAAAAGACATTACTAATGTCGATCTTGGTTTGGCGCCAATGAGCGGAATCGAAAATCCACAAACCATTCAGGAAAAATCAATGAAATACGCTTACGAAAAAGTAAAATCATTTTCTCATTATAAAGGTTTGCGCAATTTCAAAGACAAATTTTCTCCTTCGTGGCACAATCAATATATTGTTTTTGAAGATGATTATGATTTAATTCAAATACCCCGAATTTTATCTAAAGTGATAAAACCTTAA
- the metQ gene encoding methionine ABC transporter substrate-binding lipoprotein MetQ produces the protein MNTKINFLKAAGIIALSLSLANCGKSKNDDPHHIKVGVAAGPEYAVAQAAQKVAKDKYGLDVELVSFNDYVIPNEALSQGDIDANAFQHKPYLDEQSKQRGYKLAIIAKTFIYPIAAYSKKIKNLSELKNESTIIIPNDPTNGGRSLLLLQKNGLLKLRPNVGLLPKVTDIVENPKNLKILELEAPQLPRALDDQNVTIAIINNTFASQAGLVPARDALFVEDKDSPYVNLIVSREDNKKEEKIQQFVKAFQSAEVEQAAVREFKGGAVKGW, from the coding sequence ATGAATACGAAAATAAATTTTTTAAAAGCAGCCGGAATTATAGCCTTGTCATTATCATTGGCTAATTGCGGAAAAAGTAAAAACGACGATCCGCATCACATAAAAGTTGGTGTAGCTGCTGGACCGGAATATGCTGTGGCGCAGGCAGCACAAAAAGTAGCCAAAGATAAATATGGTTTAGATGTAGAGTTGGTTTCGTTTAACGATTATGTAATTCCAAATGAGGCTTTGAGTCAGGGAGATATTGATGCAAATGCTTTTCAGCACAAACCTTATCTTGACGAACAATCAAAACAACGCGGATATAAATTAGCAATTATCGCAAAAACTTTCATTTATCCAATTGCTGCTTATTCGAAGAAAATCAAAAACCTTTCGGAATTAAAAAACGAAAGCACGATTATTATTCCAAATGATCCAACAAACGGTGGACGTTCGTTGTTGCTTTTACAAAAAAACGGATTATTGAAATTGCGTCCAAATGTAGGTTTATTGCCTAAAGTAACTGATATCGTAGAAAACCCTAAAAACCTTAAGATTTTAGAACTTGAAGCGCCACAATTACCAAGAGCTTTAGACGATCAAAACGTAACGATTGCGATTATCAATAATACTTTTGCTTCACAAGCCGGATTAGTTCCTGCGCGTGATGCTTTATTTGTTGAAGATAAAGATTCTCCTTATGTAAATCTTATCGTAAGTCGTGAAGACAATAAAAAAGAAGAGAAAATACAACAGTTTGTAAAAGCTTTTCAATCTGCAGAAGTAGAGCAGGCAGCCGTTCGCGAGTTTAAAGGCGGAGCGGTAAAAGGCTGGTAA
- the metI gene encoding methionine ABC transporter permease MetI, with product MSESIFELLLKGTWETIVMTFVSGFFGFALGLPTGILLFLTRKNQILEQPVLNRVLSVLVNIFRSIPFIILIVWMIPFTRALVGTSIGVSAALVPLSIGAAPFIARLVENSLLGLPAGLIEAARALGATPFQIVYKVLLPEALPSLINAASITLITLVGYSAMGGAVGAGGLGQVGYQYGYIGYDAVTMNSVLGLLVLLVFLIQFVGDFLSKRFDHR from the coding sequence ATGTCTGAATCCATTTTTGAATTATTATTAAAAGGCACTTGGGAAACTATCGTTATGACATTTGTCTCTGGTTTTTTTGGCTTTGCGCTGGGACTTCCAACAGGAATTTTGCTTTTTCTAACTCGTAAAAATCAAATCCTAGAACAACCGGTTTTAAACAGAGTTTTATCAGTTTTGGTGAATATCTTTCGTTCAATTCCGTTCATTATTTTGATCGTTTGGATGATTCCGTTTACACGTGCACTTGTGGGAACTTCGATTGGTGTTAGTGCAGCATTAGTGCCTTTAAGTATTGGAGCCGCACCATTTATAGCACGACTTGTAGAAAATAGTCTGTTAGGTTTGCCTGCCGGATTAATTGAAGCTGCAAGAGCTTTGGGAGCAACTCCTTTTCAAATTGTATATAAAGTGTTACTTCCGGAAGCTTTGCCATCATTAATAAACGCAGCATCAATCACCTTAATCACACTTGTTGGATATTCGGCGATGGGTGGAGCTGTGGGAGCAGGCGGTTTAGGACAAGTTGGATATCAATACGGATATATTGGTTATGATGCGGTAACGATGAATTCAGTTTTGGGATTGCTTGTTTTGTTAGTGTTTCTGATACAGTTTGTGGGTGATTTTTTATCAAAACGATTTGATCATAGATAG
- the metN gene encoding methionine ABC transporter ATP-binding protein MetN → MIELKNVTKNFHQKNRIVSALSDVSLKVPPGKIFGVIGTSGAGKSTLIRCVNLLERPTSGEIIVDGKPLIQLSNAQLAIERRQIGMIFQHFNLLSSRTVFENVAFPLELVGVSKSEIQTRVLELLQLVGLAEKSNDYPASLSGGQKQRVAIARTLANNPKVLLCDEATSALDPATTRSILNLLKDINRRLNITILLITHQMEVVKSICDEVAVISHGKLIEQGSVGEIFADPKHELTKEFISSSLHLDIPTVYLEKLQKEDGEGLSPLLRLEMTGKSVNEPVISEVSRLFDTNFKIVSAQMDQAGDVNFGVMLIELSGKRENYEAAIQYFISKHIKTEIIGYV, encoded by the coding sequence ATGATTGAATTAAAAAATGTAACTAAAAATTTCCATCAGAAAAACCGAATTGTTTCGGCTTTATCAGATGTCTCACTTAAAGTTCCTCCAGGGAAAATCTTTGGTGTAATAGGAACTTCCGGAGCAGGAAAAAGCACATTAATTCGATGTGTAAATTTATTAGAAAGACCAACTTCGGGAGAAATTATAGTAGATGGAAAACCGTTAATACAACTCTCAAATGCGCAGCTTGCAATTGAAAGAAGACAAATTGGAATGATTTTTCAACATTTTAATCTGCTTTCATCGAGAACTGTTTTTGAGAATGTTGCTTTTCCGTTGGAACTTGTTGGAGTTTCAAAATCAGAAATTCAGACACGAGTTTTAGAATTATTGCAATTAGTAGGTTTAGCCGAAAAATCAAACGATTATCCTGCAAGTCTTTCGGGTGGTCAAAAACAAAGAGTTGCGATTGCGAGAACATTAGCCAATAATCCGAAAGTGCTATTATGCGATGAAGCTACTAGCGCATTGGATCCGGCGACAACAAGATCAATTTTAAACTTATTAAAAGATATCAATCGTCGTCTTAATATTACCATTTTATTGATTACACATCAAATGGAAGTTGTAAAATCTATTTGTGATGAGGTAGCCGTAATCAGTCACGGAAAATTAATAGAGCAGGGAAGTGTTGGTGAAATTTTTGCAGATCCAAAGCATGAATTGACAAAAGAATTTATTTCGTCATCGTTACATCTTGATATTCCGACGGTTTATCTGGAAAAGCTTCAAAAGGAAGATGGCGAAGGTTTAAGCCCTTTGTTAAGACTTGAAATGACCGGAAAATCAGTAAATGAACCTGTTATTTCTGAAGTTTCGAGATTATTCGACACCAATTTTAAAATTGTAAGCGCACAAATGGATCAGGCCGGAGACGTTAATTTCGGAGTTATGCTGATCGAATTATCCGGTAAACGCGAGAATTACGAAGCTGCAATCCAATATTTTATTTCTAAACATATTAAAACTGAAATCATAGGTTATGTCTGA
- a CDS encoding TonB-dependent receptor plug domain-containing protein: MRLLFVFGIFILSFSINAQSVNGVVNAEDGKPLMDVMIRNLNSKSHAHTDINGKFILEGVHTEDSLQVSKQGYITQKIKVVNFDFISISLDEKPFLLEEVKITNSLKYLNTISKIDLEIQPISNSQDLMRKVPGLFIGQHAGGGKAEQIFLRGFDCDHGTDINVSVDGMPVNMVSHAHGQGYADLHFVIPETVDKIDFDKGSYFADKGDFTTAGYIGFSTKNALDNSSVSFELGQFNSYRTVALFNLLNKENQSAYFAGEYMMTDGYFDAPQNFNRINLFAKYSARINNNDKIAISLSHFTSQWDASGQIPDRAVNSGMISHFGAIDSNEGGNTGRTNFNLQYDSKIDEYSQIKNTAYLSKYDFELYSNFTFFLNDPVNGDQIKQKENRTIIGFQSEYDRKLNEKWVFKLGAGLRNDNNKDIELSHTLNRKTVLEYLSLGNINQSNLFAYTSFDFTSGKWLINAGLRLDYFKFGYEDQLLPVYSNQTQSKSIVSPKLNFLYTQDNTLQYFLKIGKGFHSNDTRVVVAQKGQKILPETYGADLGINWKPFPRMIINSAIWYLYLAQEFVYVGDEAVVEPSGKTERKGFDFGFRYQLTNWLFWNTDYTYTHARSIDEPKGNNYLPLAPLNTLTNGISVKDLKGFSGSLRTRFLGDRPANEDNSVVAKGYCITDFSVNYQIKKVSIGMNIDNIFNTKWKETQFLTESRLANEADPVEEIHFTAGTPFSARLILKYSW; the protein is encoded by the coding sequence ATGAGATTATTATTTGTATTCGGAATTTTTATATTGTCTTTTTCTATAAATGCACAATCAGTTAATGGAGTTGTTAATGCTGAGGATGGAAAACCTCTTATGGATGTAATGATTCGTAATTTAAACTCTAAATCGCACGCGCATACAGATATAAATGGAAAATTTATACTCGAAGGAGTTCATACAGAAGATAGTTTACAAGTATCAAAACAAGGATATATAACGCAAAAGATTAAGGTTGTCAATTTTGATTTTATAAGCATTTCGCTTGACGAGAAACCTTTTTTACTTGAAGAAGTAAAGATTACCAATAGTTTAAAATATTTAAATACAATTTCTAAAATAGATTTAGAAATTCAGCCCATTTCAAATTCACAGGATTTAATGCGCAAAGTTCCGGGACTTTTTATCGGACAACATGCGGGCGGAGGAAAAGCAGAACAAATTTTTCTAAGAGGATTTGATTGCGATCATGGAACAGATATTAATGTTTCTGTTGATGGAATGCCTGTAAATATGGTTTCTCACGCTCATGGACAAGGTTACGCCGATTTACATTTTGTGATTCCGGAAACGGTAGATAAAATAGATTTTGATAAAGGATCTTATTTTGCCGATAAAGGCGATTTTACCACCGCAGGATATATAGGATTCAGTACTAAAAATGCATTAGACAATAGCTCTGTTTCTTTTGAATTGGGACAGTTTAATAGCTACAGAACCGTTGCGTTATTTAATCTTTTGAATAAAGAAAATCAATCAGCTTATTTTGCCGGAGAATACATGATGACAGACGGTTATTTTGATGCTCCGCAGAACTTTAACCGAATCAATTTATTTGCTAAATATTCGGCTAGAATAAATAATAATGACAAAATAGCAATTTCTTTATCGCATTTTACAAGCCAATGGGATGCCAGCGGTCAAATTCCGGATCGTGCCGTAAATAGCGGAATGATTTCTCATTTTGGAGCTATTGATTCAAACGAAGGCGGAAATACCGGAAGAACGAATTTTAATTTGCAATACGATTCAAAAATTGATGAATATTCTCAAATTAAAAACACGGCATATCTTAGTAAATATGATTTTGAATTGTATTCTAATTTTACTTTTTTTCTGAATGATCCCGTTAATGGTGATCAGATTAAACAGAAGGAAAACAGAACAATAATTGGTTTTCAATCTGAATATGATCGAAAATTAAATGAAAAGTGGGTTTTTAAATTGGGTGCAGGATTGCGAAATGACAATAATAAAGATATTGAGTTATCGCATACCTTAAATCGTAAAACTGTTTTAGAATATTTAAGTTTGGGTAATATCAATCAGAGTAATCTTTTTGCTTATACGAGTTTTGATTTTACGTCTGGAAAATGGCTTATTAACGCTGGTTTGCGTTTGGATTATTTTAAATTTGGTTACGAAGATCAATTACTTCCGGTTTATAGCAATCAAACTCAAAGCAAATCTATAGTAAGTCCGAAGCTTAACTTTTTGTACACACAAGACAATACTTTGCAATATTTTCTTAAAATTGGAAAAGGCTTTCATAGCAATGATACTCGTGTTGTCGTGGCGCAAAAGGGACAAAAAATTCTTCCGGAAACCTATGGCGCAGATTTAGGAATTAACTGGAAACCTTTTCCAAGAATGATAATTAACTCAGCAATTTGGTATTTATATTTAGCACAAGAGTTTGTGTATGTTGGAGACGAAGCCGTTGTTGAACCAAGTGGTAAAACAGAAAGAAAAGGATTTGATTTTGGTTTTAGATATCAATTAACCAATTGGTTATTTTGGAATACTGATTATACATACACACATGCACGCTCGATTGATGAACCTAAAGGAAACAACTATTTGCCGCTTGCTCCGCTTAATACTTTGACAAACGGAATTTCGGTTAAAGATTTAAAAGGTTTTTCAGGAAGTTTGAGAACAAGATTTTTGGGTGACCGACCTGCAAATGAAGATAATTCGGTAGTTGCAAAAGGATATTGTATCACTGATTTCTCGGTAAATTATCAAATTAAAAAAGTATCAATAGGAATGAATATCGACAATATCTTTAATACAAAATGGAAAGAAACTCAATTCCTGACTGAATCAAGATTGGCAAATGAAGCGGATCCTGTAGAAGAAATTCACTTTACGGCAGGAACTCCTTTTAGCGCAAGACTAATTTTAAAATATAGTTGGTAA